The Vicia villosa cultivar HV-30 ecotype Madison, WI linkage group LG1, Vvil1.0, whole genome shotgun sequence genome includes a region encoding these proteins:
- the LOC131648067 gene encoding amino acid permease 6-like encodes MTVESNFSIEDSKYDDDGRIKRTGTCMTASAHIVTAVIGSGVLSLAWAFAQLGWIAGSVVLVLFSIITYFTACLLCDCYRYPDPVHGTRNRTYIESVKSILGGFQHKLCGLAQYINLVGCTIGYTLTASISIVAIIKSNCFHKYGQEADCDTANYPYMIIFGVFQIFLSQIPDFHELSWLSIVAAVMSFGYASIGIGLSIAKIAEKGHHLETGLTGVVVGVDVTSTKKMWNTFQALGNIAFAYCFSMVIVEIQESDDTLKSSPPEKKTMRKASLNAILITTFFYALCGILGYAAFGNSAPGNFLTGFGFYEPFWLVDIGNLFIIIHLVGAYQVFSQPVFSLVENWGSEKWPQNKMMTKEYSVGIPLVGIWRVNMFRLIWRTFYVIITTIIAILLPFFNSVVGLIGALSFFPLTVYFPTEMYLTRLKVPKYSSMWIGMKLLSVFCFIVSLVAAVASIQGIISELAIYKPFG; translated from the exons ATGACAGTTGAAAGTAACTTTTCCATAGAGGATAGTAAATATGATGACGATGGGCGCATTAAACGAACAG GAACATGCATGACCGCAAGTGCACACATAGTTACCGCTGTCATTGGATCTGGAGTGTTATCATTGGCATGGGCATTTGCGCAGTTGGGATGGATTGCAGGGTCTGTCGTTCTCGTGCTCTTCTCCATCATCACTTACTTCACTGCTTGTCTACTTTGTGATTGCTATAGGTATCCTGATCCTGTCCATGGAACTAGAAATCGCACCTACATAGAGAGTGTAAAAAGTATTTTAG GAGGATTTCAGCACAAGTTGTGTGGACTGGCACAATACATAAATCTTGTGGGTTGTACCATTGGTTACACTCTAACAGCATCTATTAGTATAGT GGCCATAATAAAATCTAACTGCTTTCACAAGTATGGTCAAGAAGCAGATTGTGATACTGCCAACTATCCATATATGATCATCTTTGGGGTCTTTCAGATTTTTCTAAGCCAAATTCCAGATTTCCATGAACTTTCATGGCTCTCTATTGTTGCTGCTGTCATGTCTTTTGGTTATGCTTCTATCGGCATAGGTCTCTCCATAGCAAAAATTGCAG aaaAAGGACACCATTTGGAGACAGGTCTTACTGGAGTAGTTGTTGGAGTGGATGTCACGAGTACAAAAAAGATGTGGAACACCTTTCAAGCACTTGGAAACATAGCTTTTGCATATTGTTTCAGTATGGTTATTGTTGAGATACAGGAAAGTGAT gacACGCTTAAATCAAGTCCACCAGAAAAGAAAACCATGAGGAAAGCATCCCTGAATGCAATTTTAATCACCACATTCTTTTATGCATTATGTGGTATTCTAGGCTATGCAGCATTTGGCAATAGTGCACCGGGGAATTTTTTAACTGGATTTGGATTTTATGAACCGTTTTGGCTGGTCGACATTGGTAATCTTTTCATCATTATTCATCTAGTCGGAGCTTATCAGGTATTTTCACAACCTGTATTTTCCCTTGTGGAAAACTGGGGCAGTGAGAAGTGGCCACAAaacaaaatgatgacaaaagaatATAGTGTAGGAATTCCTTTGGTTGGTATATGGAGAGTGAATATGTTCAGGTTGATATGGAGGAcattttatgtgataataacaacaattattgCTATCTTACTTCCGTTTTTCAACAGCGTTGTGGGTTTGATAGGAGCTTTATCTTTCTTTCCCTTGACAGTGTACTTTCCAACAGAGATGTACCTAACACGACTTAAAGTACCAAAGTATTCTTCTATGTGGATAGGGATGAAACTTCTAAGTGTGTTTTGTTTCATTGTGAGTCTTGTTGCTGCAGTTGCATCAATTCAAGGAATTATCTCAGAACTTGCCATCTATAAGCCCTTCGGCTAG